The Synechocystis sp. PCC 7509 genome includes a window with the following:
- a CDS encoding PhoX family protein, whose protein sequence is MSKLTRRQLLVFFGASAGSAVLAPVLGEQLFESAVEATEILKFTPVRLPHPLPIYQQQSSYYATGIEQGKVLNATTDARLSNYTIIDDVVVPPEYERYVIVSWGDRVFPNKEEYFGYNCDYTGFVSVNGYSEDDGYLWVNHEYVSYPISALAPESPTDLAGFPESFTSVIGYTPTSKDRALLGEFLYNMGGSILRISKQRGGQFKVVSDPKNRRIHTLSGLGINSQRTDGYQAITAWGAKSYQQGDQNYLIGTGPAAAQVFNLSSDGLGNKIIGTGHNCSGGTTPWGTIMSAEENFQASTAFFVGVQEGVKPDGTQTGYITGTTGAEFGMVGEKYGWMVEIDPKDPNCRPRKHTALGRFRHENITMRVERGKKLVAYMGDDRRGGHTYKFVSTNTVTDPRSKDNSALFESGILYAARYNSDGKGTWIPLQLDTPTNPNIPSVLASTEIAQLGKATNNGLMRLPRRNGVAGQTTDGGSLSVTINTVVNSSGTTTSFGEAEVLPAYRNKKLSDFYTTKGAIVCDAFLAANLAGATPTARPEDLEVHPRTKQVFIAYTDGAPGGDGYPDSRIFVVSKYTSAINDAQPSGELFKITEDSTDGTGLTFRWERFAKGGEAGAEIGSGFANVDNLVFDRRENIWGVTDMSTASHNGFDVGAAATPKLIEHTVVGASSKSAATSDKNVETSSLIGVFGNNWLFYIPTRGKDAGEVVPFAYGPPRCEMTGPTFVSDTLIISIQHPGEDCPYSPQVTLNRDIEMLNLDGTLFTQNRTVPRGSNWPNNLKGKPLGAPLPSVIGISRKQRSKNNKFS, encoded by the coding sequence ATGTCTAAGCTTACTCGGAGACAGCTACTTGTATTTTTTGGTGCAAGTGCTGGTAGTGCGGTACTAGCGCCAGTTTTGGGCGAACAATTGTTCGAGAGTGCGGTGGAAGCGACGGAAATATTAAAATTTACGCCCGTGCGTTTACCTCATCCGCTACCCATTTATCAACAGCAAAGTAGCTACTACGCTACAGGCATCGAGCAAGGAAAAGTATTAAATGCTACTACCGATGCAAGGTTAAGTAATTACACAATTATTGATGATGTGGTAGTACCGCCAGAGTATGAACGTTATGTAATTGTTAGCTGGGGCGATCGCGTATTTCCCAACAAAGAAGAATATTTTGGCTACAACTGCGACTATACAGGCTTTGTGTCTGTCAATGGCTATAGCGAGGACGATGGCTATTTGTGGGTAAATCACGAATATGTATCCTATCCAATTAGCGCTTTAGCACCAGAGTCGCCCACAGATTTAGCCGGATTTCCTGAATCCTTTACCTCTGTAATTGGTTACACCCCCACCAGCAAAGATCGGGCGCTTTTAGGCGAATTTTTGTACAACATGGGCGGTTCGATTCTCCGAATTTCCAAACAGCGCGGCGGACAATTTAAAGTCGTCAGCGATCCTAAAAATAGACGGATTCACACCCTTTCAGGATTAGGCATCAACAGCCAGCGTACCGATGGTTATCAAGCTATTACTGCTTGGGGCGCTAAAAGTTACCAACAAGGCGACCAAAATTATCTCATCGGTACAGGCCCGGCGGCGGCTCAAGTATTTAATCTTAGTAGCGATGGTTTAGGTAATAAAATTATTGGTACAGGACATAATTGTTCGGGTGGAACAACACCTTGGGGAACAATCATGTCGGCGGAGGAAAATTTCCAAGCCAGCACCGCCTTTTTTGTCGGCGTACAGGAAGGCGTAAAACCCGACGGGACGCAAACAGGGTACATTACCGGGACTACTGGGGCGGAATTTGGCATGGTAGGGGAAAAGTACGGTTGGATGGTGGAAATCGATCCCAAAGACCCCAATTGTCGCCCCCGCAAGCATACAGCTTTAGGACGTTTCCGCCATGAAAACATTACTATGCGCGTGGAAAGAGGCAAAAAATTAGTTGCTTACATGGGGGACGATCGCCGGGGAGGACACACCTATAAATTTGTGAGTACAAATACAGTAACTGACCCCAGAAGTAAAGATAATAGTGCTTTATTTGAGTCGGGTATTTTGTATGCGGCTCGCTACAACAGTGATGGTAAGGGTACATGGATTCCCTTACAATTAGATACGCCAACTAACCCCAATATCCCCTCTGTACTTGCTTCTACAGAAATTGCTCAGTTGGGGAAAGCGACCAACAATGGACTTATGCGTTTACCTAGACGTAATGGAGTAGCAGGACAAACCACCGATGGCGGTTCTTTATCTGTGACGATCAATACTGTTGTTAATTCTAGCGGGACAACAACTTCTTTTGGTGAGGCGGAGGTGTTGCCAGCTTACCGGAACAAAAAACTATCAGACTTTTATACCACTAAAGGGGCGATCGTTTGCGATGCTTTCTTGGCGGCTAACTTAGCAGGAGCAACGCCAACCGCGCGTCCTGAAGACTTAGAAGTGCATCCCCGCACTAAGCAAGTATTTATTGCTTATACCGATGGTGCGCCCGGAGGCGATGGCTATCCTGATTCTAGAATTTTTGTTGTTTCCAAGTACACAAGCGCTATAAATGATGCTCAACCTTCGGGGGAACTATTTAAAATTACTGAAGATAGTACCGATGGTACAGGGCTAACTTTCCGTTGGGAGCGCTTTGCTAAAGGTGGCGAAGCGGGAGCAGAAATTGGTTCTGGTTTCGCCAATGTGGACAATTTAGTATTTGATCGCCGGGAAAATATCTGGGGTGTAACCGATATGTCTACTGCCTCCCATAATGGGTTTGACGTAGGTGCGGCGGCAACTCCCAAGTTAATAGAACATACCGTAGTAGGTGCAAGTTCAAAGAGTGCAGCTACTTCAGATAAAAATGTCGAAACTTCAAGCTTAATTGGTGTTTTTGGCAATAACTGGCTATTTTATATTCCTACACGGGGGAAAGATGCTGGGGAAGTAGTACCTTTTGCTTATGGCCCCCCGCGCTGTGAGATGACTGGGCCTACTTTTGTGTCCGATACACTAATTATTTCCATTCAACATCCCGGAGAAGATTGTCCTTATAGTCCCCAAGTCACTCTCAATCGCGATATTGAGATGTTGAATTTGGACGGTACTTTATTTACTCAAAATCGTACTGTACCTCGCGGTAGCAATTGGCCCAACAATCTCAAAGGCAAGCCTTTAGGCGCACCGCTACCCTCGGTTATTGGGATTAGTCGCAAACAACGTTCTAAAAACAATAAGTTTTCCTAA
- a CDS encoding retropepsin-like aspartic protease family protein translates to MKRFLSVRLELILLTGILGLIGTACNSFDTSNSSPPKQNTPVVIKKSPLPQATKLPSSPVETDRFEMALDKAYGALTISQSAQGAEDWRLIALQWSEAIALMKTVPVRSPYKAIAQKKIIQYQQNLNYAQQQAIRPIVPPAPVVAIMPMASEPPILTPSGVFQAVIKSRHGGTPVIDVTFNGGTQFEMIVDTGASGTVITQQMAAVLGVVPIGRATANTASDRNVEFSIGKVNSIEVGGAIVKNVPVAIAPTANLDIGLLGQDFFSNYDVTIKRDVVEFRPR, encoded by the coding sequence ATGAAACGGTTTTTATCTGTACGTTTAGAATTAATTTTGCTAACAGGAATATTGGGATTAATAGGAACTGCTTGTAATAGCTTTGACACAAGTAATTCTTCGCCTCCTAAACAAAATACGCCGGTAGTAATTAAAAAGTCACCGCTACCACAAGCAACAAAATTGCCCTCATCCCCCGTTGAAACCGATCGCTTTGAAATGGCGTTGGATAAAGCTTATGGAGCTTTAACTATTAGTCAGTCTGCCCAAGGCGCGGAGGATTGGCGCTTAATCGCCCTGCAATGGAGCGAAGCTATAGCCTTAATGAAAACTGTACCTGTCCGCAGTCCCTACAAAGCGATCGCCCAAAAAAAAATTATTCAGTATCAGCAAAATCTTAACTACGCCCAGCAACAAGCAATTCGTCCGATTGTACCGCCAGCGCCAGTAGTTGCCATTATGCCCATGGCTTCAGAGCCGCCAATCCTTACCCCTTCAGGAGTATTTCAAGCGGTAATTAAAAGCCGTCATGGCGGCACACCAGTTATTGATGTTACTTTCAATGGCGGTACGCAATTTGAAATGATTGTCGATACGGGCGCGAGTGGGACAGTAATTACTCAACAAATGGCGGCGGTTTTGGGAGTTGTCCCCATAGGTAGAGCTACAGCCAATACTGCCAGCGATCGCAATGTAGAATTTTCTATTGGTAAAGTTAATTCAATAGAAGTCGGCGGGGCAATTGTCAAAAATGTTCCTGTGGCGATCGCTCCTACGGCAAACTTAGATATAGGATTGCTGGGACAAGATTTTTTTAGCAATTACGATGTCACAATTAAGCGCGATGTGGTAGAATTTCGCCCCCGTTAA